Part of the candidate division KSB1 bacterium genome, TCGAAAAAGTTGGATGGGTTCTTCAGACCTAATAAATCTTGGGACCGCAGCAATTGAATGGTTCAATCTTGGGGCGCGGCTGCTCGGAGGATGCTGTAGAACGAACCCGAGCCAGATCGCAGATATGAGAAGGGCACTATTAAGCCTGCAGAATAGGAAGACCCCTTAAAGCATGTGTTTGTGTGTTTTCGTGCTCGAGTGTTCCGGTACTAATATCTTGAAATTAATCAACTTGACAAAATACGTAAACACTTTAACACTTTAACACCTGAACACCTAAACACTGTCTCTAGTTTACTTTCTGCGTTTTTTTGAACGGCCGCCGCCTGATTTCTTACTCTTCACTTTAGAAAATTTCTTTTTTCCCCCCGCCATTTTCGGGCTTTCCTCCAACCTTTTTATTTTTAACTGCTGCCCTGCTACCCAAACCTTTTTCAATTCGCGGAAAATATCACGCGGCATGCCTTCGGGAAGATCCACCGTACTGAAGTCTTCATAAATCTCGATCCGCCCGATGAATTCACCATCGATACCTGCTTCATTGGCGATAGCGCCAACAATATTGCCGGGTTTTACACCATGAACATCACCAACTTCTATCCGGAATGACTCCATGCCCTCTTCAACTCTGAAAGCGGATTTTTTCAGGCTTGACCCGCTCTGCCCTTTTACGCTTCTGCCTCTGTCCGGCTTATTTTCGAAGTCAACTGGTGCAGGTTTAGGGGCTTTTTTTAGCAGAAGGGGCGTATCTTTCTGTGCAAGTCTGGCCAGGGCCGCCGCGATTTCAAGTGCGGGTACATCATGTTCCTGTCGGTACTGCTCCAGAATTTGATGATAAAATCCCAGCTCCTCACTCGCAAGTGTGTCTGTAATGCGCTGCTTGAAATCGGCAATTCTTTTATTATTTATCTCTTCCGTGGACGGCAGTTGCATCATCTCAATTTTCTGCCTTGTTGCTCTTTCAATAGAGCGCAACATCCGCCGTTCCCGTGGAGATACAAACAGAATGGCTTCACCGGTTTTCCCTGCCCTGCCGGTGCGCCCAATGCGATGTACATACGATTCTATATCGTAAGGAACGTCATAATTAATCACATGACTGATGCGGTCAATATCCAGGCCGCGGGCTGCAACATCAGTTGCTACCAGAATATTCAGTTTCCCGGCTTTCAATCTCCCGACCGTTGTTTCCCGTTGTTTCTGCGGGATATCTCCACTAAGCGGCGCAGCGGCATACCCCCGGGCTTCCAGCTTATCGGACAGTTGTTTGGTTGCTATTCTGGTGCGGACAAAAATCAGCACTGCGTCAAACGTGACTGCCTCAAGAATTCGGGTCAGGGCATCGAGCTTATGCAGCCCGCTCACCATCCAGTAACGCTGATTGATGGTCTCCGCAGTCGTTGTGCGTACTTTGATTCTAATTTCTTCCGGTTCTTCGAGATATTTTTTTGCAATCTCTTTAATAGCGCTCGGAAGAGTCGCAGAAAACAGGGCTATCTGGCGTCCCGGCGGCGTTTGATCCAGAATCCATTTCACATCATCGATAAATCCCATGCGCAGCATTTCATCAGCTTCATCCAGTACGGCGCAATTGATCGAATCCAGCTTAAGAGTACCCCGCCGGATATGGTCTATAATTCTACCGGGAGTTCCCACAACAACGTGTACTCCACGCTTTAACCGCCGGAATTGGCCAACAATGTCCTGGCCGCCATAAACTGGAATCACATGAAATCCTTTCATATGAGCGGCATACCTTTGAAAGGCTTCCGCAACCTGAATTGCCAGCTCTCGCGTTGGCGCCAAAACCAGAACCTGAGGTTTGACTTTCTTGAGGTCGATGTGGGACAGCAGCGGTAAGGCAAAAGCAGCGGTTTTACCGGTACCGGTTTGAGCCTGCCCAAGGACATCTTTTCCTGCCAGAATATGAGGAATGGTCAGAGCCTGGATCGGTGTAGGCGTTTCATAACCGACGTCATCCAGTGCACGTAATACGGGTTTGCTCAGTTCCAGCTCATTAAAAGCCGATTGGGTTGTCAGGTTATCCGACATCTATCCTGCCAATGCGTATAATTAAGAATGGATTTGTAGATGTAACCACTTTTATTTTTTCCTAAAATAAGTAACATTTCTCACTTGGGGATGTCTACATAAGCATCAGTAAAAACAATAACAAAGAACTATGTCATTTCGAGCCCTTCGACAGGCTCAGGATAAACTCCGCGAGAAATCTGATGAGCTCGAATTGTCTTGAAGAATTGAATTTAGCCTTCAAATCTTAGCATGCCAAGACTCAGATTCCTCCCGTTGGTCGGAATGACATGTGAAAGCAAGTGAGAAATGTTAGTAAAATAAAATATGCTTTTGACCATTTGCTTTTGGCTTTTGGCATTTAATTTTTGAAAATTTACGTCGTGTCCCGACTTTACTTATTCGGGATCACCGCTTAGGTGATCTCTCATGCGGGGACTAAAGAGCATTTTCCTCCATATCGTAAGGGCTCTTAATTTCATTGGGGCGAGGATATCTAAGAGTCTGTGTATACACCATCGTTGTCCTGACATCGCTGTGACCTAGAAGCTCCTGCACACTACGGATATCATAACCGGCTTTCAGTAAACCTGTGGTGAGCTGAGTCGAACCATGAGTTGCAAAACTATGCCGGAATATATGCGGGGAGGCGTTTTTGGGTATTTGTGCCTTAGTCGCCGCGGCTTTAACAGCTCTTTGAACATGGGTATCGTGAAGATGATAACGACGAATAACGCTTGTACCTGAAATGATCGTTAATTTTTTTGCCGGGAAAAAGAACTGCCAGGAGAATTCTTTGGCACTATTTCTATATTTTTTTTCTAATTGACCCGGCATAAAAACCCCACTATATCCCGCATTGAGGTCTTGCCGATGAAGATTCTTAACCCGTTCCAGATGGTCCTTCAATTCAGGTATGACTCTTTTTGGAAGTAGAACCTTTCTAAATTTGCGCCCTTTTCCATATACGGTGACGATTCCTTCATCAAAATCAAAATTTTGAACACGAACATTTAAGGCCTCATTTAACCTGAGACCACAGCCATATAGCAGTTTCACGACCAGGCTATAGGGATATGCAAGGCCCTCAATAATTGTATCAATTTCCTTTCTTGATAAAACTGACGGTGCATATTTAGTCTTTTTAGCTCGGGGTATATCTTTAAAATCGCCAAATTCCCTTTTTAGGACATGGCGATAAAAGAAGAGCAGGGCATTGAATGCCTGATTCTGAGTTGAAGCC contains:
- a CDS encoding DEAD/DEAH box helicase translates to MSDNLTTQSAFNELELSKPVLRALDDVGYETPTPIQALTIPHILAGKDVLGQAQTGTGKTAAFALPLLSHIDLKKVKPQVLVLAPTRELAIQVAEAFQRYAAHMKGFHVIPVYGGQDIVGQFRRLKRGVHVVVGTPGRIIDHIRRGTLKLDSINCAVLDEADEMLRMGFIDDVKWILDQTPPGRQIALFSATLPSAIKEIAKKYLEEPEEIRIKVRTTTAETINQRYWMVSGLHKLDALTRILEAVTFDAVLIFVRTRIATKQLSDKLEARGYAAAPLSGDIPQKQRETTVGRLKAGKLNILVATDVAARGLDIDRISHVINYDVPYDIESYVHRIGRTGRAGKTGEAILFVSPRERRMLRSIERATRQKIEMMQLPSTEEINNKRIADFKQRITDTLASEELGFYHQILEQYRQEHDVPALEIAAALARLAQKDTPLLLKKAPKPAPVDFENKPDRGRSVKGQSGSSLKKSAFRVEEGMESFRIEVGDVHGVKPGNIVGAIANEAGIDGEFIGRIEIYEDFSTVDLPEGMPRDIFRELKKVWVAGQQLKIKRLEESPKMAGGKKKFSKVKSKKSGGGRSKKRRK
- a CDS encoding integron integrase; this encodes MKEVPFFLKWLRFYLDFCHKYSHAAANPNSLSHFIRKLKQKHQTEQQIVQAKQTIILFYKLIEKDKIVVSKSSIQKKEQPAGLQNDKVGQKRVTKQKITWKNEFDMLSIEIKLRHYSPKTLKAYRAWLSKFQGYLRNKSPQLLASSDVKKFLTHLAVEKEVAASTQNQAFNALLFFYRHVLKREFGDFKDIPRAKKTKYAPSVLSRKEIDTIIEGLAYPYSLVVKLLYGCGLRLNEALNVRVQNFDFDEGIVTVYGKGRKFRKVLLPKRVIPELKDHLERVKNLHRQDLNAGYSGVFMPGQLEKKYRNSAKEFSWQFFFPAKKLTIISGTSVIRRYHLHDTHVQRAVKAAATKAQIPKNASPHIFRHSFATHGSTQLTTGLLKAGYDIRSVQELLGHSDVRTTMVYTQTLRYPRPNEIKSPYDMEENAL